The following coding sequences lie in one Acidobacteriota bacterium genomic window:
- a CDS encoding valine--tRNA ligase: protein MEISKTYDPQSVEPGWMKFWERERLFVADAESSRPPFVIVIPPPNVTGSLHMGHMLVYTLHDIVVRWRRMQGYNTLWLPGTDHAGIATQNVVERQLEAEGTSRQALGREAFERRVWEWKEQSGNTILKQLRRLGGSCDWTRERFTLDEGLSRAVREVFVRLHEEGLIYRGKRLINWCVRCRTALSDLEVNAEPTQGRLYTLRYPLADGERLLSVATTRPETMLGDTAVAFNPEDERYQGLAGKVVRLPLVDREIPIVADSFVDPEFGTGLVKVTPAHDPNDFEIGLRHSLQQISVLDEDGRMTDAAGDFQGLDCLDCRAAVVRELDRQGLLEKVEDHAHSVGQCDRCKDVIEPLLSTQWFVKTRPLAEPAIRAVEEGRIRFVPANWSKTYFEWMRNIKDWCISRQLWWGHRIPAWHCRSCGEVNVARQEPKQCVRCSSRELTPETDVLDTWFSSGLWPFSTLGWPDQTRDLQQFYPTSVLITGFDIIFFWVARMIMAGLKFAGDVPFRTVYINSLVRDAEGKKMSKSKGNVVDPLDLMEQYGTDAVRFTLAIMAAPGTDISLSEEKILSHRAFANKVWNAFRLVTLHLDSIRAQLPPDFDVRNEMEELSRRWKELSQVDRWILSRLSGITRQVNEGLEAYRFHESSHAIYHFFWGELCDWYIEFVKPKIVAREKHPEDQLSYRVLLVVFDQSLRLMHPFMPFITEEIWQRLPHKGLSIAVQSYPEGFPAWVDSEAEARVGMLQDVITKIRNLRAEINLDPGRKIPVRLASSEPKVRSFLLESRPYVLNLARCDRVEVVAAVGREDHSARSVASEVDIEIPLAGLIDLQVEKGRIEREILKLEREMTPIRQRLQNQAFMSNAPEKVVELNRNRLIQFQEKLGKLREYRNQL, encoded by the coding sequence ATGGAAATTTCAAAAACGTACGATCCCCAATCGGTTGAGCCGGGCTGGATGAAGTTCTGGGAACGGGAGCGCCTTTTCGTAGCCGATGCCGAATCCAGCCGACCCCCCTTCGTGATCGTCATTCCTCCACCCAATGTGACGGGTTCTCTGCACATGGGGCACATGCTGGTTTACACGCTGCATGACATCGTTGTCCGCTGGCGAAGGATGCAAGGGTACAACACGCTCTGGCTACCGGGAACCGACCACGCCGGCATAGCCACCCAGAACGTGGTGGAACGTCAACTGGAAGCCGAGGGGACCTCCCGCCAGGCATTGGGGAGGGAGGCCTTCGAACGGCGAGTGTGGGAATGGAAGGAGCAGAGCGGCAACACCATTCTGAAGCAATTGCGCCGGTTGGGGGGCTCCTGTGACTGGACACGAGAGAGATTCACGCTGGATGAAGGGCTGTCCAGGGCAGTGAGAGAAGTCTTTGTGCGGCTCCATGAGGAAGGACTCATCTACCGGGGCAAGAGACTGATCAACTGGTGCGTTCGTTGCCGTACGGCGCTTTCCGACCTGGAGGTCAATGCAGAGCCGACGCAGGGGAGATTGTATACCCTGCGTTATCCCCTGGCGGACGGAGAGCGTCTGCTCTCGGTGGCCACCACGCGGCCGGAGACCATGCTGGGAGATACCGCGGTGGCCTTCAACCCCGAGGACGAGCGGTATCAGGGGCTTGCCGGCAAGGTGGTGCGGCTGCCATTGGTCGACCGTGAGATTCCAATTGTGGCCGATTCCTTTGTGGATCCCGAATTCGGAACCGGATTGGTGAAAGTCACGCCGGCCCACGATCCCAACGACTTCGAAATAGGACTGCGCCACAGCCTGCAACAGATTTCGGTGCTGGACGAGGATGGACGGATGACCGATGCGGCGGGCGATTTTCAGGGCTTGGACTGTTTGGACTGCCGGGCCGCCGTGGTCAGGGAACTGGACCGGCAAGGCCTTTTGGAAAAGGTGGAAGACCATGCCCACAGCGTGGGGCAGTGCGATCGCTGCAAGGATGTGATAGAGCCTCTCCTGTCCACCCAGTGGTTCGTCAAGACCAGGCCCTTGGCCGAACCGGCCATCCGGGCCGTCGAGGAAGGCCGAATCCGATTTGTTCCGGCCAACTGGTCCAAGACCTATTTCGAGTGGATGCGAAACATCAAGGACTGGTGCATCTCCCGGCAACTGTGGTGGGGGCACCGCATCCCCGCCTGGCACTGCCGGAGCTGCGGAGAGGTCAATGTGGCCCGGCAGGAACCGAAGCAGTGTGTCCGTTGCTCCAGCCGGGAGTTGACGCCGGAGACCGACGTGCTGGATACCTGGTTCAGCTCGGGCCTCTGGCCGTTTTCGACCCTGGGTTGGCCCGATCAGACCCGGGACCTGCAACAGTTCTACCCGACCTCCGTCCTGATCACCGGATTCGATATCATCTTCTTCTGGGTGGCTCGCATGATCATGGCCGGGCTCAAGTTTGCCGGGGACGTCCCCTTCCGGACCGTCTACATCAACAGCCTGGTGCGGGATGCCGAAGGGAAGAAGATGAGCAAGTCGAAGGGCAACGTGGTGGATCCGCTGGACCTGATGGAACAGTACGGTACCGATGCGGTTCGCTTCACCCTGGCCATCATGGCCGCCCCGGGCACCGACATCAGCCTCTCCGAAGAAAAGATCCTCAGCCATCGGGCCTTTGCCAACAAGGTCTGGAATGCTTTCCGACTGGTCACCCTGCACCTGGACAGCATTCGAGCCCAGCTGCCTCCGGACTTCGATGTCAGAAACGAGATGGAAGAGCTTTCCCGGAGGTGGAAGGAGCTGTCCCAGGTGGACCGATGGATTCTTTCCAGGCTGTCCGGCATCACACGCCAGGTCAACGAGGGGTTGGAGGCTTATCGGTTTCACGAGTCCAGCCACGCCATCTACCACTTTTTCTGGGGAGAGCTCTGCGACTGGTATATCGAGTTTGTAAAGCCCAAGATCGTCGCCCGGGAAAAGCATCCCGAGGATCAACTGTCCTACCGGGTGCTGCTGGTCGTCTTCGATCAGTCTCTTCGGCTGATGCATCCCTTTATGCCCTTCATCACCGAGGAGATCTGGCAACGGTTGCCGCACAAGGGGCTCTCCATTGCCGTCCAGTCCTATCCCGAGGGCTTCCCGGCCTGGGTCGACTCCGAGGCTGAAGCCCGAGTCGGCATGCTGCAGGACGTCATCACCAAGATCCGAAACCTCAGAGCCGAGATCAACCTGGACCCCGGGCGAAAAATCCCGGTTCGGTTGGCCAGTTCGGAGCCGAAAGTCCGCTCGTTCCTGCTGGAGAGCCGGCCTTATGTCCTCAATCTGGCCCGTTGCGATCGGGTCGAGGTGGTGGCCGCGGTTGGCCGGGAAGACCATTCGGCTCGCTCGGTGGCTTCAGAAGTGGATATTGAGATTCCGCTGGCGGGACTGATCGATCTACAAGTGGAGAAGGGGCGGATCGAAAGGGAGATTCTCAAGTTGGAGCGGGAGATGACACCGATCCGGCAGCGGCTGCAAAACCAGGCCTTCATGAGCAACGCACCGGAGAAAGTCGTCGAACTCAATCGCAATCGTCTCATCCAGTTTCAGGAGAAGCTGGGCAAGTTGAGGGAGTATCGGAATCAACTGTAA
- a CDS encoding transglycosylase SLT domain-containing protein, whose product MILLCLVLYPTGWGFSALAQGLDEVRFERLCRNFVEGNSSSARLELLEFSQQNPRSPLAALGYYLLGYRDLREGRLESALDSLELALVGADQVPIPDFILYHHAEILHELNRPAGAIEGWLTYLRRFPRGHLARKAVASLWEDALMAGRAQLILDSHRDWPHLSRSAEALFYAAAAHESMGETRRSIDGFLRLYYRFPLSPVSSQALAAINRLRLDHPRESFEVPPGWKQGRAEELYKGKRYRQAVEALNAALDAAGSPAERARLQLWRAISEFHSRMQRESLRTLQSLPPELALQPQALFYRAENYRRLEDDASFLRTVQQIQQRYPRSSWLERAWFSLANSRLVKRELDEANRFYRKMADRFSSGRRVTRAHWRVAWHHYRKRDYGSALALFTEHLQRFPRSPHRPAALYWTARIREDSDDPAQARSIYQTITELFSNHYYAHQSRERLDGNRPTQANRAALDPTLSTILDRFKRRTTTRFSSQAAQVPDLPGRLSARVKTLGLIQMFEAAAGELLRTSPNTRGTQLQAAMLLDRGGHYRASTSHLQQLFPGFVFRSFATLPREIWRMLLPIKHAPFFAREARRHGLDPYVLLALVRQESAFDHRAVSAAQARGLMQLIPPTARRVARQLQLDRFSIDQLFLPRLNIRLGSQYLADRLAQFQGNIDRAVASYNAGPDPVSLWLSEGNYREAAEFVENIPFTETRNYVKIFHRNYHLYKRLYGNEFRE is encoded by the coding sequence GTGATCCTGCTATGCCTGGTCCTGTACCCCACCGGTTGGGGCTTCAGCGCTCTGGCCCAGGGCTTGGACGAGGTCCGATTCGAGCGGCTTTGCCGTAATTTCGTGGAGGGAAATTCGTCTTCCGCCAGGCTGGAACTGCTGGAGTTCAGTCAACAGAACCCGCGGAGTCCGCTGGCTGCCCTCGGGTACTACCTGCTGGGCTACAGGGACCTACGGGAGGGTCGTCTGGAATCGGCGCTGGACTCGCTGGAACTGGCGCTGGTCGGTGCAGACCAGGTCCCGATCCCGGATTTCATCCTCTACCACCACGCCGAAATCCTGCACGAGCTCAATCGTCCCGCAGGTGCCATCGAGGGGTGGCTTACCTACCTGAGGCGGTTTCCCCGGGGGCATCTTGCCCGGAAGGCCGTCGCTTCCCTCTGGGAAGACGCTCTCATGGCGGGAAGAGCTCAACTCATTCTGGATTCCCATCGGGATTGGCCTCATCTGTCCAGGTCTGCCGAAGCTCTCTTCTACGCCGCGGCCGCTCACGAGTCCATGGGAGAGACCCGCCGATCCATCGACGGCTTTCTCCGCCTGTACTACCGGTTTCCCTTGAGTCCGGTGAGCTCGCAGGCTCTGGCGGCCATCAATCGCCTGCGGCTCGACCATCCCCGGGAGTCCTTCGAGGTCCCTCCGGGCTGGAAGCAAGGACGGGCTGAGGAGCTCTACAAGGGGAAACGCTATCGCCAGGCCGTGGAGGCATTGAACGCCGCCCTGGATGCGGCCGGCTCACCCGCCGAAAGGGCCAGGCTTCAGTTGTGGCGGGCAATTTCAGAATTTCACTCCAGAATGCAACGGGAATCTCTGCGAACGCTGCAGTCCCTGCCGCCGGAATTGGCGCTGCAGCCGCAGGCCCTGTTCTACCGGGCCGAGAACTACCGCAGACTCGAGGACGACGCTTCCTTTCTGAGAACGGTCCAACAGATACAGCAACGCTACCCCAGGTCCTCCTGGCTGGAGAGAGCCTGGTTCAGCCTGGCAAACTCCCGGTTGGTCAAACGTGAGCTGGACGAGGCCAACCGGTTCTACCGCAAGATGGCCGACCGATTCTCGAGCGGACGCCGGGTTACCCGCGCCCATTGGCGTGTGGCCTGGCACCACTACAGAAAACGCGACTATGGTAGCGCCCTTGCCCTGTTCACCGAACACCTCCAGCGGTTTCCGCGCTCGCCTCACCGGCCGGCCGCTCTCTACTGGACCGCCCGCATCCGGGAAGATTCCGACGATCCCGCCCAAGCCCGATCCATATACCAGACAATCACCGAACTCTTCAGCAACCACTACTATGCTCATCAGTCCAGGGAGCGTCTGGATGGAAACCGCCCCACCCAGGCCAACCGGGCGGCGCTGGATCCGACGCTTTCCACCATTCTGGACCGCTTCAAGCGCCGCACCACCACCCGATTCTCCTCCCAGGCCGCCCAGGTTCCAGACCTGCCCGGACGGCTCTCCGCCAGAGTCAAGACACTTGGCTTGATCCAGATGTTCGAGGCTGCTGCCGGGGAGCTCTTGCGAACCAGCCCAAACACACGAGGCACTCAGCTTCAGGCGGCCATGCTCCTCGACCGCGGCGGTCACTACCGCGCCTCCACTTCCCACTTGCAGCAACTCTTCCCGGGCTTTGTCTTTCGGTCCTTCGCCACCCTGCCAAGAGAGATCTGGAGGATGCTCTTGCCCATCAAGCACGCCCCCTTCTTTGCTCGGGAAGCTCGAAGACACGGGCTCGATCCCTATGTGCTGCTGGCGCTGGTCCGCCAGGAATCGGCCTTCGACCACCGGGCTGTGTCGGCGGCGCAGGCCCGGGGACTGATGCAGCTCATTCCTCCGACCGCCAGGCGGGTGGCGCGCCAACTCCAGTTGGACCGCTTCTCAATCGACCAACTCTTCCTTCCGCGGTTGAACATTCGCCTGGGAAGCCAGTACCTGGCCGACCGACTGGCACAGTTCCAGGGCAACATCGACCGGGCGGTGGCCAGCTACAATGCCGGACCCGACCCCGTTTCCCTCTGGCTCAGCGAGGGCAACTACCGGGAAGCCGCCGAGTTCGTGGAAAATATTCCCTTCACCGAGACCAGGAACTACGTCAAGATCTTCCACCGCAACTACCATTTGTATAAACGGCTGTACGGTAACGAATTCCGTGAATAG
- the rpe gene encoding ribulose-phosphate 3-epimerase, with amino-acid sequence MIQIAPSILSADFAALGEQVQTVEEAGAHLLHLDVMDGHFVPNITLGPPVVASVRKITRLPLDVHLMIENPDAYVEAFADAGADWISVHSEACAHLDRTLNRIRSLGLSTGVVLNPATSLSVLDNVLSLVDFVLIMSVNPGFGAQKFIPYSLRKIEELRKMIDRKGLSVKIEVDGGVSLHNLCALVRSGAEVLVAGSQIFGSPDPGAVVRQMIDRSADCVESGQGGVR; translated from the coding sequence ATGATTCAAATTGCACCCTCCATTCTGTCCGCGGATTTTGCCGCTCTGGGAGAGCAGGTTCAAACCGTGGAAGAGGCCGGTGCCCATCTCCTTCATCTGGACGTCATGGACGGCCACTTTGTGCCCAACATTACCTTGGGCCCACCCGTAGTGGCGTCCGTCCGAAAGATTACCCGGCTGCCCCTGGATGTCCATCTGATGATCGAGAACCCGGATGCCTATGTCGAGGCCTTTGCCGATGCGGGAGCCGACTGGATTTCGGTCCATAGCGAGGCCTGCGCTCACCTGGACCGCACCCTCAACCGGATTCGCTCCCTCGGATTGTCGACCGGAGTGGTTCTGAATCCGGCCACCTCGCTGTCGGTCCTGGACAATGTCCTGTCCCTGGTCGATTTCGTGCTGATCATGTCGGTCAATCCCGGCTTCGGGGCCCAGAAGTTCATCCCCTACTCCTTGCGGAAGATCGAGGAGCTTCGAAAGATGATTGATCGGAAGGGACTATCCGTTAAAATAGAAGTGGACGGGGGGGTAAGCCTCCACAACCTGTGCGCGTTGGTCAGGAGCGGTGCGGAGGTGTTGGTTGCCGGTTCCCAGATATTCGGCTCGCCGGACCCTGGCGCCGTGGTCCGACAAATGATCGATCGCTCGGCCGATTGTGTCGAAAGCGGTCAGGGTGGAGTGAGATAA
- the bamD gene encoding outer membrane protein assembly factor BamD: protein MISRRPLAWLAVLSLTFSGCFFGGKKGEVITPDGGAEPDKILYEKGLQDVAKGRYDVGRLVFQNLLNTYPDSEYQERAKLAIADSYFKQGGTSGLLQARAEYEDFKTFFPTSEELDDAQMRIALTHYRQMEKPNRDATQARAAQKEFQAFIAEHPGSPLVDEARQYLREVEEVLAVGDLGVAKHEFVRKNYRGAFNRAATAIKYADFSRQDEVLYVLGRVRERQQNIVAAGYYYGLVVRYHPLSEFEGESRKKLEKLGLPIPDVDPVALARAQEDLNNETKRSLMGRFATLFSRRPDVSQARKAERPALLLGPEQINLEPGGPADHITTPAPAPGAPTAVPSGSLGIEIVTRPEREKGDESASPDSGSEE, encoded by the coding sequence ATGATAAGTCGGAGACCGTTAGCTTGGTTGGCTGTGCTCAGCTTGACCTTTTCGGGTTGCTTCTTCGGAGGGAAAAAGGGAGAGGTCATCACCCCCGACGGGGGGGCTGAGCCCGACAAGATTCTTTACGAAAAAGGCCTGCAGGATGTGGCCAAGGGTCGTTACGACGTGGGCCGCCTGGTTTTCCAAAACCTGTTGAACACCTACCCCGACAGTGAATACCAGGAACGGGCCAAGTTGGCCATTGCGGATTCCTATTTCAAGCAGGGAGGAACCTCGGGGCTGCTCCAGGCCAGGGCCGAATATGAGGACTTCAAGACCTTCTTCCCCACCAGCGAGGAACTTGACGACGCCCAGATGCGCATTGCGCTGACGCACTATCGCCAGATGGAGAAACCCAATCGGGACGCCACCCAGGCCAGGGCCGCCCAAAAGGAATTCCAGGCCTTTATCGCGGAACACCCCGGGAGCCCGCTCGTGGATGAAGCGCGCCAGTACCTGCGGGAGGTTGAAGAGGTCCTGGCGGTGGGTGACCTTGGGGTGGCCAAGCACGAGTTCGTTCGAAAAAACTACAGGGGGGCCTTCAATCGCGCGGCAACGGCCATCAAGTACGCCGATTTCAGCCGGCAGGATGAGGTTCTCTACGTCCTGGGCCGGGTGCGTGAACGTCAGCAGAACATCGTGGCGGCCGGGTATTACTACGGCTTGGTGGTCCGGTATCACCCGCTCAGCGAGTTTGAAGGCGAGTCCAGAAAAAAGCTGGAGAAGCTGGGCCTTCCCATTCCCGACGTCGACCCGGTGGCCCTGGCACGCGCCCAGGAAGACCTGAATAATGAAACCAAGCGGTCCCTGATGGGGCGGTTCGCAACGCTCTTTAGCAGGAGGCCCGATGTCTCCCAGGCGCGCAAGGCCGAACGCCCGGCTCTGCTTTTGGGACCGGAGCAAATCAACCTGGAGCCGGGTGGCCCCGCGGATCACATTACCACTCCCGCTCCCGCACCCGGTGCTCCAACCGCTGTCCCCAGTGGATCACTCGGTATCGAGATCGTCACCCGTCCCGAAAGAGAGAAGGGCGACGAGTCGGCCTCCCCGGATTCCGGTTCCGAAGAGTAG
- a CDS encoding PASTA domain-containing protein yields the protein MFDRDRPPKRRGRRKLVGFLRMLFLAGVLISAALLSCLTAMRLAIRGSEVTVPGVVGRSLEEAGRRISSAQLVLKVRGHRFDDHVPPDGIITQSPVEGSRLKNLGTVKVLVSLGPRRIQVPDLRGKTLRAGRYQLLQRGLTPGFTSTISSDSTEKDLVLSQFPLPGEQETRSPTVNMLVSAGRTRVAYLMPDLVGKQLGEVSRTLALWDIELGEVHYQSLPGLAPGTVLEHSPAAGDIVLETASVDFEVAR from the coding sequence GTGTTCGACCGTGATCGTCCGCCGAAGCGCAGGGGCCGCAGAAAGCTGGTCGGATTTCTGCGGATGCTCTTCCTGGCCGGCGTGCTCATCAGCGCTGCCTTGCTGAGCTGCTTGACAGCCATGCGTCTGGCCATTCGAGGCAGTGAAGTCACGGTTCCGGGCGTGGTGGGTCGCTCCCTGGAGGAGGCAGGTCGACGGATTTCGAGTGCGCAACTGGTCCTCAAAGTGAGAGGACACCGATTCGATGACCATGTGCCCCCGGACGGAATCATTACTCAGAGCCCGGTGGAGGGGAGCCGCCTCAAGAACCTGGGCACCGTCAAGGTGCTGGTCAGCCTGGGGCCGCGGCGCATCCAGGTTCCCGACTTGCGCGGCAAGACGCTGAGGGCCGGACGCTATCAGCTTCTCCAGAGGGGACTCACGCCGGGCTTCACCTCGACCATCAGCTCCGACAGCACGGAAAAGGACCTGGTGCTGTCCCAGTTTCCCCTGCCCGGGGAGCAGGAGACCCGATCGCCCACGGTCAACATGTTGGTCTCGGCCGGCCGGACCAGGGTGGCCTACCTGATGCCCGATCTGGTGGGCAAGCAGTTGGGTGAGGTCTCCCGAACCTTGGCCCTGTGGGACATCGAGTTGGGAGAAGTCCACTACCAGAGCCTTCCCGGCCTGGCCCCGGGGACCGTGTTGGAACACAGCCCGGCGGCCGGCGACATCGTTCTGGAAACAGCCTCGGTCGACTTCGAGGTGGCCCGATAG
- a CDS encoding AMP-binding protein, with protein MNTSQQSLSYARGPGDVPLLDSTIGAVLERTAARYPKREALVVVAEGVRLGWGEFLEEVDRVARGLTAMGVGKGHRVAIWATNRSQWVLTQFATARIGAIMVNINPGYGSRELHYALEQSETQTLITIHGFRSANYLEMIAEICPEAVEAGQRDWRSDGLPHLRNLVLAGEGKPLGAMGRWDEMVSDGQAVDSERVEGKTETSLSSHDPINIQYTSGTTGYPKGAVLTHHNIVNNAYLVGQRMELTCRDRVCIPVPFYHCFGMVLGNMACAVHGATMVIPAESYDPWTTLKAVEKERCTAVYGVPTMFIRELEHPEFSQFDLGSLRTGIMAGSPCPIEVMKQVVDKMHCREMTIAYGLTESSPVITQTGVSDPLQTRVTTVGRPLPHTEVKIVDPESGEVARRGTPGELCTRGYLVMSGYYRNPRATRDAIDSEGWLHTGDLATLDEEDYCRITGRVKDMIIRGGENVYPREIEEFLYTHPAVSDVQVVGVPDARMGEEVLAWIQLKEPGMTTDRDIKDFCRGKIAKFKIPRYIKFVDSYPMTITGKIQKYKIREIAIRELGLEAISKTPTA; from the coding sequence ATGAACACCAGCCAACAGAGTCTGAGCTACGCTCGCGGACCCGGGGACGTTCCCTTGCTCGATTCCACCATTGGAGCCGTTCTGGAGCGGACGGCAGCCAGGTATCCAAAGCGGGAGGCCCTGGTAGTGGTTGCCGAGGGAGTCCGCTTGGGATGGGGAGAGTTTCTGGAAGAGGTGGATCGGGTCGCCCGTGGACTGACGGCCATGGGAGTGGGGAAGGGACACCGGGTCGCCATCTGGGCGACCAACCGCTCCCAATGGGTCCTGACCCAATTTGCCACGGCGCGGATCGGCGCCATCATGGTCAACATCAACCCCGGTTACGGGTCGCGTGAGCTTCACTATGCCCTGGAACAGTCGGAGACTCAGACTCTCATCACGATTCATGGTTTCAGGTCGGCGAACTACCTGGAGATGATTGCCGAAATCTGTCCGGAAGCGGTCGAAGCCGGGCAAAGAGACTGGCGGTCTGACGGTCTCCCTCACCTCAGAAACCTGGTTCTGGCCGGGGAGGGGAAGCCCCTGGGGGCCATGGGGCGATGGGATGAGATGGTTTCCGATGGGCAGGCTGTCGATTCAGAGAGAGTGGAGGGGAAGACGGAAACTTCCTTGAGTTCTCACGACCCCATCAACATCCAGTACACCTCCGGAACCACGGGTTATCCCAAGGGGGCCGTGCTCACCCACCACAACATCGTCAACAACGCCTATCTGGTGGGTCAACGGATGGAGCTCACCTGCCGGGACCGTGTCTGCATTCCGGTGCCCTTCTACCACTGCTTCGGCATGGTGCTGGGAAACATGGCCTGTGCCGTTCACGGAGCAACCATGGTCATTCCCGCCGAGTCCTACGATCCCTGGACCACGCTGAAGGCGGTAGAGAAAGAGCGATGCACGGCTGTCTACGGAGTGCCGACCATGTTCATTCGAGAACTGGAGCACCCCGAATTCTCCCAGTTCGATCTGGGCTCCTTGCGGACCGGAATCATGGCCGGCTCACCCTGTCCCATCGAAGTGATGAAGCAGGTGGTCGATAAAATGCACTGTCGGGAGATGACCATTGCCTATGGACTTACCGAGAGTTCCCCGGTCATCACCCAGACCGGGGTGAGCGACCCGCTCCAAACTCGAGTCACCACGGTGGGCCGGCCCCTGCCCCATACCGAAGTCAAGATCGTGGATCCCGAGTCAGGCGAGGTGGCGCGCCGGGGAACTCCCGGAGAGCTGTGCACTCGCGGCTACCTGGTGATGAGCGGCTACTACAGGAATCCGAGAGCGACACGGGATGCCATCGACTCCGAGGGCTGGCTGCACACCGGGGATCTGGCGACCCTGGACGAAGAGGACTACTGCAGGATCACCGGAAGGGTGAAGGACATGATCATCCGTGGCGGTGAGAACGTCTATCCCCGTGAGATCGAGGAGTTTCTCTATACCCATCCCGCGGTGAGCGACGTCCAGGTGGTGGGCGTGCCCGATGCCAGGATGGGCGAAGAAGTCCTGGCCTGGATCCAACTGAAGGAGCCGGGGATGACCACAGACCGCGACATCAAGGACTTCTGTCGCGGCAAGATCGCCAAATTCAAGATTCCGCGGTATATCAAGTTCGTGGACAGCTATCCCATGACCATCACGGGAAAAATCCAGAAATACAAGATCCGGGAAATCGCGATCCGGGAACTGGGGTTGGAAGCGATCTCCAAGACGCCGACTGCTTGA
- a CDS encoding ROK family protein — MGKKDGLMVGVDLGGTSMTAVALDGRGRVLASRKRSTCPELGPEGVNRRIAATVRKLLKDLGKNSKRVQGIGIGAPGTVDPERGVVLYAPNLNWQNHPLAESLSRLLRLPVTLDNDVNGGAVGEHALGSGQGAVNLVAIFVGTGIGGGIILNNRLYHGSHGGAGEVGHIKILAEGPLCGCGREGCAEGLASRTAMERDMRQAVDSGRTSLVPDIMARMGRERMTSRVIQEALREGDPLMREILQRAQHCLGLLVASLVNLLDPDCVVIGGGIADRLKDEFLEPIRATATRHILRAPHLEPVRIVPSRLGDHAGAVGAAVIAWNRLAGINPADP, encoded by the coding sequence ATGGGGAAGAAAGATGGACTCATGGTCGGTGTGGACCTTGGGGGGACCAGCATGACGGCGGTGGCGCTGGATGGCCGGGGCCGCGTGCTCGCCTCCAGGAAGAGGTCCACTTGTCCCGAACTGGGTCCCGAGGGCGTCAACCGGAGAATTGCAGCAACCGTCCGCAAGCTCCTGAAAGACCTGGGAAAGAATTCGAAACGGGTTCAGGGAATCGGGATTGGAGCTCCGGGAACCGTGGACCCCGAGAGGGGGGTGGTGCTCTATGCTCCAAACCTGAATTGGCAGAACCATCCGCTGGCGGAATCACTCAGCCGACTCCTGAGGCTGCCGGTGACCCTCGACAACGACGTCAACGGGGGCGCGGTCGGCGAGCATGCCCTCGGTTCCGGACAAGGCGCCGTAAACCTGGTGGCAATTTTCGTCGGAACCGGTATTGGCGGCGGCATCATACTGAACAACCGGCTCTACCACGGAAGCCACGGCGGGGCCGGAGAGGTAGGTCACATCAAAATCCTTGCAGAAGGGCCTCTCTGCGGGTGCGGGCGCGAGGGCTGCGCCGAAGGATTGGCCAGCCGCACGGCCATGGAGCGGGACATGCGTCAAGCCGTCGATTCGGGGCGGACCAGTCTGGTTCCGGACATCATGGCCAGAATGGGTCGGGAGCGAATGACCAGCCGGGTGATTCAAGAGGCGCTAAGGGAGGGAGACCCCCTCATGCGGGAAATCCTGCAACGGGCCCAGCACTGCCTGGGGCTCCTGGTGGCAAGCCTGGTCAACCTGCTGGACCCGGATTGCGTGGTGATTGGCGGAGGCATCGCAGATCGGTTGAAGGATGAGTTCCTGGAGCCGATTCGTGCGACGGCCACCCGGCACATTCTCCGGGCGCCACACCTGGAGCCCGTCAGAATCGTGCCCTCTCGACTGGGCGACCACGCCGGCGCCGTCGGTGCAGCCGTGATTGCCTGGAACCGGCTGGCAGGCATCAACCCGGCCGATCCCTGA